The sequence below is a genomic window from Armatimonadota bacterium.
TCTAGCGACACGTGGTATCAAAGGAACATCTGATGGCGCCATCCAGTGTTTTCCAATTAAAGTGTTCGGCGAGCCCCTTAAAAAGGTCGGAGCTACTGGGACAGGAACAAGCATTTATGAAATTGCTTTACCAAGCACTGCCATAATAGAAACCCCGGGTTCGTATCAGGTCTATTATGTGCTTCCCGATGGAACAATAGAAGATGTTACAGACAATGTTATAAGAATTAATCAGCCAGGAAAGTTCGAGATTAGCGAGAGTACTCCCAAACAAATTCCTCCTGGAACTGGCTTATTCGCCAATTATGAGGTAGATTATGCAAGCAATCAAGCTACTGGCATGTATCGCCAGCGTATCACCGTAAAAACACGTCGCCCAACGGGAATAGGTCCTGAGGGTGTTGGAGTTCTTTCTACTCCAGCAGCAGGGCCAAATGATGTGCTGTACTACATTGCAGAAAACGGCTCAATCTATGCCGCTCAGGAAAGCGGACGTGGCGCAGCTGTCATTAAATGGCGGTGGTTCCTTGGCGATCCCGGTGCAGTGCAGCTTCTTGGCGGTCAAGCTTTGCCCGTTGGGTCGCCGGTGATAGGCGATGACATAGTCTATGTTGCTGTAAACGTAGATGGGCAGGGGATGATTCTCGCCTTTGAAGCTGACCCCTCCTTTGTAATCAATACTGGCGTGCCGATTGACCGCCGCAGACCAGTCGAAGTATATCAGTTTGATACGCTAAATCCTGGCGTCGAACCAGTGCCAATAGGAGGGGCTCCCGAAGATAGCGGAGGTACTGCCGCGTACCGAGTAGACTACGAGAGGGGAAGGATTACATTTGTCAACTTCCGCGATCCTCGAAATAGTCAGACTGAGCTTTCCGCATCTCAAGATCTGGTGGTAAAGTTCTACATAGCTGAGGAAGCAGGCGGCAGTGGCACGCCAGAGTCTCAGTGCCATGCAGCATTCCCGCCTAGCGCGGGATTGGTAGTTTCCACCTGCCAGTGGTATCCAAATGACTCATGGAATAATCTAAGATGGTTTGCAAGGTTGCCAAATAATCCATTAGGCAAAACAGAAATAACTTCATCGCCCGCGTTGATTGGAGACACATTGTTTGTCGGTTGTGCAAATGGCATGCTTGCTGTCTTGGACGTCGGCAAGCTAAATGAGAAATTCCGCGGCCCATGCTCAAATGTTTCGCAAGACCCTGAGAGCATTAAATTAATCAGAGTTTTTCCTGCAATGCCCGGTATAAATCCTCCCAGCGCTGCGGGCAACGTATGGGCGACTGTTGCAGGGCAGAACGGAATCCTTGCGGTAGCGACACAAGCTGGATTGGTCGTTCTCCACAACGGTCTTACACTTGTGGCTGACGGCAAGCGAATACTCGAAATTGATGCCGGAGGCTCAGCCGTTTGGTCATGTGATTCGACGATTAGCTTTGTTAGGAGCACATCTCCAGCTGGCGATGTTTACAGCCAGGTAAACACGCCTCTAAACAGGCCTTCGGTAGCAAGGCGAACAGTAGGTGGTGGAATCGTTGTTGCAGATACCGGAAACAATCGGGTTGTGCTCATAGACCGGGCCGGAAAGGTACTTTGGCAGATTAGCGATTTTGTGGATCCTCGAAGGAGTACGCCGCAGGATCCTTATAAGCCAAATGATTCGTTGAACGAACCAACCGACGTTTATATGTGGATACAACGAGACCGAAGCACAGGTTATCCAGAATATCACTACCTGATTGCCGATGCAGGAAAGTACCGAATTGTCGAAATTGCCGCAAAGTATATCGACAATGTTGGATTCGTGAATGAACTTGTCTGGACAACTCGAACCTTCGAGCAAGGAAAACGCTACAGATATAAGAAACTATGGTCAGATTTTCCGCAAGGTCGAAGGTCAACCCTAATTGCAATTGTTACAAACTACCAGCCACAATCGCCCGACCCATCTGATGCCACATTGCCTAATCCAACACTTGCTCCCGAGGCGATTGGGAGGGAACGTGAGGGTGGCGCGCTTGTCGTTATTAACCCAAGCCCTGATATGACAGCCGCCGACCTTGCGACCAATCCTTCTGCCGGTCTGATAAGGACCGTTGTCACGGAAATAGAGGCAGTAAACGGGAAAAAGTACCAGTTATTCAATCCAACTTGCTTTGATAGATACAAAGTCAGTAGTACGCGCTATTACGACCTGATAACTGATTCAAGGGGAATCTATATCATAGACCATGCTGTGAGTGGCGGCAAAGACGTTATTCAGGATATCTATGCTTGCATGTCAACAGACTACTTCAAAGCCACAGGACATCTGATGATGCCTGTGCATGGAAAGATTTTGCCGAGTCTCAATGTTTTGATAACAAATATGGCATCTTGGGCAGGGGGACCGTTTGGGTTCAGCGGAGAAATTGTAGAGTTGGATCCAACTAGCTGGCCAAGCAACTGTGGGATTGTTGGAACTATTAGTTCTATCCCTGGAAGTTACGAGCTTCAGCAGCCAAGTAGCGCCGAAAGGCAGTAAAGAATTATGGCAAGCCAAAGTTGGTGTAAGGCCAAGTTGCTCCCCAAACGGGAGGTGAGAATGAAGATGAGAACGAGAATTATTATATATCTAGTTGCCACCGCGATTTTATTCGTGGTTTCTGGCGACCCTTTGTCTGCTGCTGGACAGTGGCCGACGTTCCGCCACGATGCCAATCGAACAGGTATGGGAGAGAATGGCTCCTTAATATATGAGAAGCCTGTTCCGATTTGGATATTTCCCTATCCCGAAAAGGAATGGCGAGAACCAAACAATGTGATTGATGATAAGGATTCCGTTGGCAGATTCAATGCAACACCGGAATGGCAGCGGCAATCGGCAGATGCGAAATCGCCGGATGCTTATGCAGATGACTATCTATACGCTATGGTGACGAATGATGGTGGAGAAGCTGCAACATGGACATTCGAAATGGCAGATTCTGGTGCTCCACGTCAAGTAAAGTTCTATATTTATGTGTGGTTCCCCTCATACGTCTCCGGTTTTCCTCACACAACGGATGCTCAGTATTCGGTTGTTATAAATGGTGAAACCGTCGCCACATTTTCTATTGACCAGACTTCTGGTGGCAATTGGGTTCCGCTAGGAACGTCGCCATTCAAGCTGAAATTGGGTGCAGGCGGCGATACGCTCCAAATTAGATTAACCAACAAGACATTCAAGCTAGAAAGGCCACAAAATACAATTGTAATTGCCGATGCAGTTAAGATTGAACAGGACACGGGAGTGGCGCTTTCTTCTCCGATTGCTAGCAATGAAAACCCAATCGTAGTTGTGCCACGCATCGAAACTCGGTTGAAGCCCGTGGTTGGTACACAAACGGGGCGGTGTGATGTTGGCGTTGTGTATGGCGTTGGTACCGAAGCAGATTCAGGTATTCCAACTCAAACAGACGACCGCGGATGGCCCGCTTGGCAGTTTCCAAGTGATGAAAACGCGTGGATTGAGGGTGGTTTCTCAAGCACGCCTGCCATTGGAAAGCTGAATGGCCAAGAAGTTGCCTTCGTTGCAGGAGCAGATGGCACTATATATGCTTTGAGAACAGATGCCGCGGCGCTTACTGATGCTGAGAGGTGCGTATGGCGAGGGCCAGGATGGTTTGTTGACGATAGCGACGTAGTGTTTACTTCAAGTAGCGGCAGTTGGGTTGATGGACCTCTCCATGGCGGCTATCAAGGCATTGGTTACCACCATGTCATGGCGGACGCAAATGGCGATAGCAAATTTGAATGGTTCCCAGAGGATATTCCAGCGGGTTCGTATGCCATTTATGCTTGGATACCACCGTCAACTGCAGACGAGCCATATATTTCCGATGCCAGATATACCATAAAGGTCGGCACGAAAGAAAATCCACCTGTAATAGTTGACCAGCGGGACGGTGGAAAGTGGATAAGGCTAGGCGGTCAATATATTGTACAGACGGGCGAGCGGATTTCAATAACGCTTACCAACAAAACTAGCCTATCGCTTGAGGAACCTAGATATGTCGCAGCCGACATGATTAAAGTAGTTCCTTCGGAATTAGGAAGCTTCCAATTCTCGTCTCCTGTGGTTGATGACATTAGCGATACAAAAAGGCTGTATATTGGTAGCACTAGCGGCCGTGTATATGCGCTACAGCCAGGCGAACCAGAACCAGTTTGGGTGTATCCACCACCTGATAAAAGTTCAATCGGAGCCATATACGCCTCGCCAGCATTGGATGGAACCGTTCTCTATGTGGGCTCAAGCGATGGGCGTGTATATGCTATCAACGCAACAACCGGCAACCTTCTTTGGGTATATCCACCTGACCCAGCTCAAGGTGAGCAAATAAAGACTCTTGGTCAAATATCAAGTACAACTGCTATTGGTGATTATGTTTATGTATGCACTGGCGGCTATAGTCCGACATGGGGTCCTCCGGATGACCCATCCAAGCAGTACAAGATGTCAGGCAGAATAATTGCGCTTAGTAAGTCTGATGGCAGCTTGCAGTGGATGTATCCGCCAGCCAATCAGGAGAACAAGGGTGCATTTCTCTATTCCTCGCCGCTTATTATCAAGCGGCCGGGAGAAGTGGACCCCATTTTGGTGGTTGGATCGTCGGATGGAAATCTTTATGCTGTCAACGCCAAGGATGGACGGGGACTTGTGGAGCAAGGCCAGTGGGAGAGCTATCCTGACCTATTTGAAGCGATTTACTCAAGCCCAGCAGGCGTGGTTATTCCCGGATCGAATATTCCAATGGCGTTTGTGGGAACCGAAAGCAATCGGATTTATGGGATTGACCTAAGAAATGGTACAGAAAAGAAAATTTGGTCCTACTCACTTTATGGTCGGGTTACATCGTCACCAGCATTAAGCGAAGGCAGGATGTATGTGACTGATACCGCCGGTGCAACGTGGGCATTCTCAAGCAGAAGTGGCGGTGGTGTTGGTGGGTTGGAAGATTTCAACAGGACGATTGACCCGAACTTCGAACCGGAGGATACAAGCGGGGCCGGGGAGAATGCCGAGCCCGAAGTGGACATCTTTCCAAAAGAAATTTACGACAAACTTCAGGAGGGTACAGCACCAAGCGATTTGCCTGACAACTTGCATACAGTTGCCCTAGGTTATCCAAGGAGTGGACCATTGGCATTTGAATGGGGTGAGGCGATCTATGTGATAGCTTGGAACCTCCGACCACCGAAGGATTCCGAGGGTAGAGATGTCAATGAAGGCAAGGAATTTGGCGATGATGGCTTCAAGGAGAAGACCGAAAGCAACTGTGTGGTTATTTTCAAAAGTAGGGGGCCTGGAGAGGAAAGCGATCAATCGCAATCATTTACTATGTCCTCGAAAGGATGCTTCAAAGGCAAGGATACCGGCGAATACATACATTGGGCAAAGTACTGCTATGTATTGGACAATTCTTCCCACAGCAAGCCACAGTCGCCAGGTAGCCGAATAACAGTATCCGTTCAGGAAAGACCTGGTGGAAATGATAAGAAAGCGGTTCCAGGCGATTCCGTGGTGCCCGACCATAGCAAGGGCATGAGTGATAGAAATAAATATGTGCCGCAGATTTTGGCAATCAATAACCCACTAGGGCTTGTGTACAATGACACCACAGGCATAGGTGTCTCGGCAAGCGTTGGTGTCGAGGCGCAAGCAAATTTATTCAAGACAAGGAGAAACTTAGCCTGTACCTCAATGAATGGCAATGACCTTATTGGCTATATGCCTTGGGTTGAAGGCGGTGTCGTAAGCCATGGCACGAGTTCTGAGGAAAGAATCGTTAATGTTTGCGATAGAAGCCTGCTTTTCAGGATAAACCAAAGAATAGACAAGTTCAGAGTTGAACGCCAAGACCTCGCCTGGACAGGAGGACCAGATAGGGTAGTAAATCCTTTACCATGGGATACACTGCCGCCTTATGTCGGCATAAACTCAAGCCTGGATTATCCTGATATCCGCTCAAGAAATCTTTCTTGCGTAATGGCAAGCACACGTGAAGATCCCACACAGGGAACCGTGAGCCTCTGGCCATCAGTGCCTATCCAAAACAGCTCAGATGAATGGGCTGTGGGGGTCAATCCGGTATTAATACAATACACTATTCCGCGATTCCAGCCGGCAAACGTGCCAAATGGTGTTTCACCTACTGCTTTGGAGTGGCGGAATTCAGGTTACACCGGAAAGGTCTACTTCTATGTTGATTCGAACAGGGATGGCAGACTAAATAAACCTGCTGAACTGGGTCAGTCGGTACTAATTCAGCGACAAGTTAGTGGAGCAAGGGCTGAGGCATACCGCGAAGTTGAAGCACAAGTGCATGTTCCTGTAGACCAGCGCGTTGAAGTTGTAGAAAAAACCATTGACATTGGCAAGGTGCCGCAAGGGTTCGGATTTACCGTGAATCCAAATACTGGACTGCCGATGACATTCCTTGAAAATCTTGGTGATTGTTTGTTGAGTTGGAATGGGCCCAAGCGTGGTTTTGGCGAATGGTTCAAACCCTTTACAGTATATAATCTTGGCAATGTTAATTTGATGAACATCCGCTTGGCCCGCAAGGTAGAACCACCTGGCAGTCGTCTGTATTCGCTTGATTTATATAGCGATACAGTACAAGACCCATTTACGGGAGGGTCAGGAAATGTGCTGCCGGCAGATTGTGTGGTTTCTTCGCTAGACCCAAGGTTCCAGTCAAGCCCAGGGTTTACACCTTTGCCTAATTTGCCTCCATTAACCAGAACCTTCCACAAAGCGAGGGTGGGCGAGTCACCAACAGTGCTAAGGATTCCCGATGTTCCTGATCGCTGGCTCGCGTTACGGCCGGGGTTGACCCCAACACTGCCGGTACTTAGTGTGGCGGTTCCCATTGGTCAGCCAGTCGGCACGTATTCCCAAAAGTTCACGTTATATCACGACTGGCCGCAAGCAGAAGAAATCTACAGAGCGGGAGAGTCACTTGGTAATCCAATAATTGAGGTAAAAGTTACGGTCACCGAGGCTAGGCTTACGGATGGTACAACTCCTGGGACGCTTCCGCAAATAGACGCGGGCGCCTCAATAAACACGGGTGACATGTCTCCCGCAGCATATATAGATCCGCAAAACGGCAACCTGCATATATTTTGGTCTAGCAGTAGATATGGTGGAAATACTGGAGGTCCTTCTGCTTCTACGCCAGTTGCCTCCGACCCATGGTATTTATACCAATCTACACTGCCATGGCTTGGAGATAGATGGGGTTTTGCAGCACCGGTAGCTGGGCAGTGGTGGTCACCAACAAACGCAAATGCAGCTTTCCCAAATCCCAGCGGTGTTGCTGATTTCTTCCCACAGCCACCCGAAGGCGCTAGCGGAAGTCTTTTGCCAGGAAGCGTTAGGTTCAGCAACCCGTCTGTTGCCGTTGACAAAATGAGCGGCAGAGCTTGGCTCTTTTTCGGCGGCCAGGCTTATAAGGATCAAACAACTATTACCGGTGTAGACCAAAAGGTTGCCGAGCATAGGGTGTTCTATACCGAACTTGTAAATGGAAGTCCAAGTTCAACAATTTATACGACAACACATGACTGGACAATGCCAAAGTACGGTATTAGGGGGCTAGCGACTAGAATTGGCAGCGACCCGTCAAATTCAAGACTATGGCTCTGGTCGTTCTGGTACGGTGGAAATAACAACAAATGGCGATTGTATTTCAACGGAAACCCAAACCCCGATGGTCCCAATGCTGAGAGTAATTGGTCGAATGATGCCCAGCTCTCGGTGCCTCGTGGGCTTACATCTGTAGCTGAGCCAGTTCCCTTGTTCAGGCTTGCTGCTGGTCGAACGACAAACGTCATAGATGTTGTTTATTCCGGATTCTCGGCATTCCACAAAAATTCAGACATTTACCTGAGCCGCTATAAAGTTCCGCAAAAAGTCAATCGAGACGGAAGTCTGAATATGGATATTGTAACCTTGCCTGAGATTAGGGACGAAGAATTGACCCGAGACGCAAAGACTTCGATTTGGTACTCAAGGCATGTGGACTGGGATGCAAGCAAACCTAGTTTGGACTCTGATGATCCTCCAAGTACCGCTACGAGCTTTACCGTGCAGGTAGTTGACCCTGTAGAAGGCAAACTGAAGCTAAATGTAGGTAAGTATATCCAAGACTCACAAACGCACGCCTTGATATTCGATTATTCGGATAACTCTGATCCTTTGCAAGTAAAGCTGAAAGGATTATACCGTGCTGTAATAATCAATCCAGAAGAAGGCACAGTTAAATTCCTGCGCACTCCGGAGGCCGGAGCTAGAATTTTAGCCACCTATAAGCCTAAGGGTTATAGGCTAACGATCGATGATGTTTCGGATGTTTCGCCATTTGTTCTTCTGGATAGCGACCCGAACCCCCGCTACCGCCCCGGGCCAGGAAATCCGTTCGTTCTGCCAAACGCTGATTATCCTGAGGATATCGGTCCGCCAGTGGACCGCCTATGGCTATTCTGGAGGCGTCCAGCTCCTGGTGGCAAAGGAACAGGCTTGTATTACAAGGCTTTCAGGAACAGCATTAAGTTGAATAAGCAGGTCGCTGTAACTCCAGAGGGCGTCGCTGATGTTGAATCAGTGACCGTGGTAGGCGCATACCCGCCGCTCGAGACTCCTGTAGAAACCGATTGGGTGAAGAACCGTCTCTACTTTACTTCTATTGAAGAAGGCAAGAGAGTTGAGGTCAGATACAAACCGGCTGGGTCGTCGGAATATATTACGGAGCAGCATACAGTAACATTCCAAGAAGAACCTGACGCAAAAGGAAATGCGTTCGGTTACCTAACAGATCAAATAATAAACGAAGGACAGATTTATGCGATAAAGAATACCTATTCAAACGCATTGTCGAGCGAAATCTGGGTTTTCTGGACGAGCACTCGTTCGGGGAATACCGACCTATATTTCGAGACTATTTGTCCGCGATTCTATGGAGCTAGGTACTAAAGACGTAAAAGTGGGTTTTAATGCCTCCAGAAAACTGATACAAGCATTAAAAGTGCATCTGTCCAAATTATTGACAACGTTGCCAGGAAGTGATAACATCATTGTGTTTGCGCAATGGCGGTTGCCGGGCTCCAAACGCTTGGTGATTGGAACCGTCGCAAAAGCTACTGAATGGCAGGTTAGATTTCAATGGAGTTAATGAATGGGAAAGCGGTCTAGTGGTGCTCCCACCGTTGGGATTGATATTGGTTCTAGCTTGATAAAGGTGGTGGAGGCAAGGCCTGGAAAAAGTGGTATACAAATAACCGCTCTAGGGATAAGCCCAACTCCACCAGGGACAATAGAAAACGAAATTGTTATAGATCCTCAGACGCTTGGGCAGGCAATTCGACGCTTGCTGTCGGAAAGCGGCATAAAATGCAGGCGATGTGTGTCATCTGTCTCGGGTCAGTCCTCTGTAATTGTTAGAATTATTGAAGTGCCAAAGATGACAAGGCAAGAGCTGGCTGAGACAATGAAATGGGAAATAGAGCGCCATGTTCCTTTTTCAGCCAGCGAGGTCGTTATGGACTTCCAGCCTATTGAAAGACCCGAAGCGCCTCCTGACGACCAGAACATGGAAGTCTTGCTTGCGGTTGCCCAACAGGAAGTCGTGAATACTCATGTGGAAACCATTTTTGCAGCTGGACTTGAACTCGTTGCCATCGATGTTGAGCCTCTTGCTGTATGCAGGTCGTTAGTAGACCTTTCCAGCAATGGAGAGGCTGCAGGTACAGTAGCTATTATCAATATGGGCGCAGAAACCACGGAGATGGCCGTTTTCCAAGATGGTATACTTGCATTCCCAAGAACAATTCCGATTGCAGGCGATGCCATTACCAGGGCACTTAGCGATACGTTGAATATACCACTGGAAGAGGCAGAACGCATAAAGCGGCAACGTGCCAAAGTAATGTTGGATAGAATAGAAATCCATGCTACCGGCGCCGAAGCAGGGGGATTTGGCCTTACTGGCGTGGGAGGCACCAACGCTACTGTTAACATAGGTGCTCCACCCGCTGAGGAAGAAGATCTAAGCACATTAGCATTCATTCCTGGATTGGGATATGGCCCATCGGAGCCGGAAACTCAACAATCTGCTCAGCAAGCAGGCGCGGTTCCGGATTTCGACGTTGATTTCGGGGAGCCGGCAGCGCCAAAGCCGCCGTCTATGGCATTTGACCTGTCGGAGGAGCCTGAGTCATCTGCGCCCACCGGGCAGAATTTCGATTTCTCTGCGGATCTACAGTCCGAGACTGGAATGGCTCAACCGACTGAACTTGAGTCATCCATGCTTGTTCCTGCCGGCGAACAAAGCTTGCAAGTATCAGAGGACGCAATCTCTGACGAGATGATTTTTGATGCAATAGCGCCGGTACTTGTAGATCTAGCAGCGGAAATCAGACGGTCATTGGAGTACTACGTTAGCCGCTTCCAAAAACAACCTGAAAAGATTTTGCTATGTGGCGGAACTGCAAAGCTACAAGATATTGATAAATTTCTCGAAAATGAACTTGCAATCCCAGTAATCATAGCCAATCCTCTCAGGAATGTTGCGTTCTTTCCCAAAGGTATGTCTGAAGATTACCTAGAGGAAGTGTCAGCAGTTCTTCCAGTAAGCGTTGGTCTTGCAATTAGGGATTTGATAGGAGAATAGTAAGTAAAGTGTTAAAAATTAATCTTCTACCTCCTTATATATTCGAAAGACGAAAAGTACGTCAGGCTGCCTTCGTTGCAGGTTTGGCTTTTGTAATGGTCTTGGGTGGCATGCTTGGATGGTGGTTTACCCTCAACAAAGCAAAAGCCGACTTGCAATTGCAAGTTCAGGAAATGGAAGCCAAGCGCGACGAAGTTGTTGCTCTTCAAAAGCGTGTTGAGGCTGAAGAAGCCAAAATCCCGCCAATTCAGCAAAAACTCGATTTCATAGATGGGCTTCTCAAATATATAGACGCAATACCGAATCTATACGAGGAATTGGCACGGTATACATATGGGCGCATCCTTTACAGGTCGATTACTCCATCATCAGATAGTCTCTCTATCGAAGCCCATGCGCGAAGTCTTGGTGACTGTGGGAGATATCTGCTTAATATGTATAGAGCAAGCCATATCTTCAGCTCTGTAACCATATCATCAGTTCCAGGATATCCGTCTGGGGTAACTAGAGGTGGCCAGGGCTTTGATTTTACGGTTACTTGCAGGCTAGTAAATCCCATAGTGCCGCCTCAATATGCCGGAGTATCTACCGAGGCACAAGCAGGTGGTGCGCCAGTAACTGGTGGTGCGCCTGGAACCTTCGCTCCGCCTCCACCTTCTGCGCAACCTCCGGGCGGCGGCCCCATGCCAGGAGCACCGACAACGGAGGAATTGCAACGCGCAGAATCTGCGCCACCTCCTGGTTATCAAGGTGAAGAGTAG
It includes:
- a CDS encoding PQQ-binding-like beta-propeller repeat protein → MKMRTRIIIYLVATAILFVVSGDPLSAAGQWPTFRHDANRTGMGENGSLIYEKPVPIWIFPYPEKEWREPNNVIDDKDSVGRFNATPEWQRQSADAKSPDAYADDYLYAMVTNDGGEAATWTFEMADSGAPRQVKFYIYVWFPSYVSGFPHTTDAQYSVVINGETVATFSIDQTSGGNWVPLGTSPFKLKLGAGGDTLQIRLTNKTFKLERPQNTIVIADAVKIEQDTGVALSSPIASNENPIVVVPRIETRLKPVVGTQTGRCDVGVVYGVGTEADSGIPTQTDDRGWPAWQFPSDENAWIEGGFSSTPAIGKLNGQEVAFVAGADGTIYALRTDAAALTDAERCVWRGPGWFVDDSDVVFTSSSGSWVDGPLHGGYQGIGYHHVMADANGDSKFEWFPEDIPAGSYAIYAWIPPSTADEPYISDARYTIKVGTKENPPVIVDQRDGGKWIRLGGQYIVQTGERISITLTNKTSLSLEEPRYVAADMIKVVPSELGSFQFSSPVVDDISDTKRLYIGSTSGRVYALQPGEPEPVWVYPPPDKSSIGAIYASPALDGTVLYVGSSDGRVYAINATTGNLLWVYPPDPAQGEQIKTLGQISSTTAIGDYVYVCTGGYSPTWGPPDDPSKQYKMSGRIIALSKSDGSLQWMYPPANQENKGAFLYSSPLIIKRPGEVDPILVVGSSDGNLYAVNAKDGRGLVEQGQWESYPDLFEAIYSSPAGVVIPGSNIPMAFVGTESNRIYGIDLRNGTEKKIWSYSLYGRVTSSPALSEGRMYVTDTAGATWAFSSRSGGGVGGLEDFNRTIDPNFEPEDTSGAGENAEPEVDIFPKEIYDKLQEGTAPSDLPDNLHTVALGYPRSGPLAFEWGEAIYVIAWNLRPPKDSEGRDVNEGKEFGDDGFKEKTESNCVVIFKSRGPGEESDQSQSFTMSSKGCFKGKDTGEYIHWAKYCYVLDNSSHSKPQSPGSRITVSVQERPGGNDKKAVPGDSVVPDHSKGMSDRNKYVPQILAINNPLGLVYNDTTGIGVSASVGVEAQANLFKTRRNLACTSMNGNDLIGYMPWVEGGVVSHGTSSEERIVNVCDRSLLFRINQRIDKFRVERQDLAWTGGPDRVVNPLPWDTLPPYVGINSSLDYPDIRSRNLSCVMASTREDPTQGTVSLWPSVPIQNSSDEWAVGVNPVLIQYTIPRFQPANVPNGVSPTALEWRNSGYTGKVYFYVDSNRDGRLNKPAELGQSVLIQRQVSGARAEAYREVEAQVHVPVDQRVEVVEKTIDIGKVPQGFGFTVNPNTGLPMTFLENLGDCLLSWNGPKRGFGEWFKPFTVYNLGNVNLMNIRLARKVEPPGSRLYSLDLYSDTVQDPFTGGSGNVLPADCVVSSLDPRFQSSPGFTPLPNLPPLTRTFHKARVGESPTVLRIPDVPDRWLALRPGLTPTLPVLSVAVPIGQPVGTYSQKFTLYHDWPQAEEIYRAGESLGNPIIEVKVTVTEARLTDGTTPGTLPQIDAGASINTGDMSPAAYIDPQNGNLHIFWSSSRYGGNTGGPSASTPVASDPWYLYQSTLPWLGDRWGFAAPVAGQWWSPTNANAAFPNPSGVADFFPQPPEGASGSLLPGSVRFSNPSVAVDKMSGRAWLFFGGQAYKDQTTITGVDQKVAEHRVFYTELVNGSPSSTIYTTTHDWTMPKYGIRGLATRIGSDPSNSRLWLWSFWYGGNNNKWRLYFNGNPNPDGPNAESNWSNDAQLSVPRGLTSVAEPVPLFRLAAGRTTNVIDVVYSGFSAFHKNSDIYLSRYKVPQKVNRDGSLNMDIVTLPEIRDEELTRDAKTSIWYSRHVDWDASKPSLDSDDPPSTATSFTVQVVDPVEGKLKLNVGKYIQDSQTHALIFDYSDNSDPLQVKLKGLYRAVIINPEEGTVKFLRTPEAGARILATYKPKGYRLTIDDVSDVSPFVLLDSDPNPRYRPGPGNPFVLPNADYPEDIGPPVDRLWLFWRRPAPGGKGTGLYYKAFRNSIKLNKQVAVTPEGVADVESVTVVGAYPPLETPVETDWVKNRLYFTSIEEGKRVEVRYKPAGSSEYITEQHTVTFQEEPDAKGNAFGYLTDQIINEGQIYAIKNTYSNALSSEIWVFWTSTRSGNTDLYFETICPRFYGARY
- the pilM gene encoding type IV pilus assembly protein PilM translates to MGKRSSGAPTVGIDIGSSLIKVVEARPGKSGIQITALGISPTPPGTIENEIVIDPQTLGQAIRRLLSESGIKCRRCVSSVSGQSSVIVRIIEVPKMTRQELAETMKWEIERHVPFSASEVVMDFQPIERPEAPPDDQNMEVLLAVAQQEVVNTHVETIFAAGLELVAIDVEPLAVCRSLVDLSSNGEAAGTVAIINMGAETTEMAVFQDGILAFPRTIPIAGDAITRALSDTLNIPLEEAERIKRQRAKVMLDRIEIHATGAEAGGFGLTGVGGTNATVNIGAPPAEEEDLSTLAFIPGLGYGPSEPETQQSAQQAGAVPDFDVDFGEPAAPKPPSMAFDLSEEPESSAPTGQNFDFSADLQSETGMAQPTELESSMLVPAGEQSLQVSEDAISDEMIFDAIAPVLVDLAAEIRRSLEYYVSRFQKQPEKILLCGGTAKLQDIDKFLENELAIPVIIANPLRNVAFFPKGMSEDYLEEVSAVLPVSVGLAIRDLIGE